In Arcobacter sp. CECT 8986, a single genomic region encodes these proteins:
- a CDS encoding SLC13 family permease → MLGRLKNRKIKFSIKHAVSKFILSFLIAFFIAIVPNYIGLSKEAGLMLFILCFSALLWMTEAIPTFAVSFLIIVLEIFLLGYHDFNFDSNSKEWVYYLKPWSSPLVFLFLSGFILAIAASKTKLDLWLAKKVIFYFGSKPHNILTGLMLITFILSMFISNTATTAMMMTMLLPILKNMKENNPFQKAILLGIVVAANIGGMGTIIGTPPNAIAIGILGDKAPSFVGWMMLALPPSIIIAVILRFILLKRYPSTEETININKLKKVSHYDDSTTEFSKIPTIPSWKKLLVIGVFIFTILLWLTGPFHHIPTPVVSLLPIVFFTIFGIITTDDIRQIRWDVIILIIGGLSLGSGVVKTGLDQWLGAQIDLEGLNIFLIISIFGFIVILISNFMSNTAATNIMLPLVVALGSTLGGSVVSYMIISVALCASCAMVLPVSTPPNAIAYASGHLESKDFLFIGLVAGIAGPFLIITLLSLYS, encoded by the coding sequence ATGTTAGGTAGACTTAAGAATAGGAAGATTAAATTTTCTATTAAACATGCAGTTTCAAAATTTATACTTTCTTTTTTAATTGCTTTTTTTATAGCTATAGTTCCAAACTATATTGGACTATCAAAAGAAGCAGGATTAATGTTATTTATTTTATGTTTTTCAGCTTTATTATGGATGACAGAAGCAATTCCTACATTTGCTGTGTCATTTTTGATTATTGTGCTAGAAATATTTCTTCTAGGCTATCATGATTTTAATTTTGATAGTAATTCAAAAGAGTGGGTTTACTATCTAAAACCATGGTCTTCACCATTAGTATTTTTATTTTTATCCGGTTTTATTTTGGCTATTGCTGCATCCAAGACAAAGTTAGATTTATGGTTAGCTAAAAAGGTAATCTTTTACTTTGGTTCAAAACCTCATAATATCTTAACAGGTTTAATGCTAATTACTTTTATTTTATCTATGTTTATTTCAAATACTGCTACAACTGCTATGATGATGACTATGTTACTTCCAATACTTAAAAATATGAAAGAGAATAATCCTTTCCAAAAAGCAATACTATTAGGAATTGTTGTTGCTGCTAATATTGGAGGAATGGGTACAATTATAGGAACACCACCAAATGCTATTGCTATTGGTATATTGGGTGATAAAGCTCCATCTTTTGTTGGTTGGATGATGCTTGCATTACCACCAAGTATTATAATTGCGGTTATATTAAGATTTATACTTTTAAAAAGGTATCCTTCAACAGAAGAGACAATTAATATTAACAAATTAAAAAAAGTATCACATTATGATGATTCAACAACTGAATTTTCAAAAATTCCAACAATTCCAAGTTGGAAAAAACTTTTAGTTATTGGTGTATTTATTTTTACTATCTTGCTTTGGTTAACTGGACCATTTCATCATATACCTACTCCTGTGGTATCTTTACTTCCTATTGTATTTTTTACAATTTTTGGAATAATAACAACAGATGATATAAGACAAATTAGATGGGATGTAATTATTCTAATCATTGGTGGACTTTCTTTAGGTTCTGGTGTAGTTAAAACAGGTCTAGACCAATGGCTTGGTGCACAAATTGATTTAGAGGGATTAAATATATTCTTAATTATTTCAATATTTGGATTTATAGTAATCTTAATTTCAAACTTTATGAGTAATACAGCAGCGACAAATATTATGTTACCTTTAGTTGTAGCATTAGGGAGTACTTTAGGTGGTAGTGTTGTTTCTTATATGATTATTAGTGTTGCATTATGTGCTTCATGTGCAATGGTACTACCAGTATCAACTCCTCCAAATGCAATAGCTTATGCAAGTGGACATCTAGAATCTAAAGATTTCTTATTTATAGGCTTAGTTGCAGGTATTGCTGGGCCTTTTCTAATTATAACTTTATTAAGTTTATATTCATAA
- a CDS encoding HP0495 family protein codes for MIDLSKETLKLDYPCNWIYKLVCHHDKDIKQIMKDVLDDREHSVKPSKVSSKGKYKSYALELLVHNEDDRKELYRLLSDHEHIKMIV; via the coding sequence ATGATTGATTTAAGTAAAGAGACTTTAAAGTTAGACTATCCTTGTAATTGGATTTATAAATTAGTATGTCATCATGATAAAGATATAAAACAAATTATGAAAGATGTATTAGATGATAGAGAACACAGTGTAAAGCCATCTAAAGTAAGTAGTAAAGGTAAATATAAAAGTTATGCTTTAGAGCTTTTAGTTCATAATGAAGATGATAGAAAAGAGTTGTATCGACTTCTAAGTGATCATGAACATATAAAAATGATAGTGTAA
- a CDS encoding heavy metal transport/detoxification protein: MKKTFKADKIACSGCSNMIKASLEDTFGEIVVNLDVTPKEVTVEIENEEQEQVFKKEMKELGFEIIG, encoded by the coding sequence ATGAAAAAAACATTTAAAGCAGATAAAATAGCTTGTTCTGGATGCTCAAATATGATTAAAGCATCTTTAGAAGATACATTTGGTGAGATTGTTGTTAATCTTGACGTTACACCTAAAGAAGTAACAGTAGAGATAGAGAATGAAGAACAAGAACAAGTATTTAAAAAAGAGATGAAAGAACTTGGATTTGAGATAATAGGTTAA
- a CDS encoding ArsR/SmtB family transcription factor, giving the protein MLNLDELKRSCCEGTSHIPEIREVLPSAENLVNISYIFKALADSTRLKMLYALLDYEICVGEMANLLEIPQSHVSHQFRILKKYGIVDFRKDKKMSFYHIKDEYIKALLKTMLKNIKE; this is encoded by the coding sequence ATGTTAAATCTTGATGAATTAAAACGTTCATGTTGTGAAGGTACAAGTCATATTCCTGAAATAAGAGAAGTTCTTCCTTCCGCTGAGAATTTAGTAAATATATCTTATATTTTTAAAGCCCTTGCAGATTCTACAAGATTAAAAATGTTGTATGCTTTATTAGATTATGAGATTTGTGTTGGAGAAATGGCAAATTTACTTGAAATACCTCAATCTCATGTCTCTCATCAATTTAGAATCTTGAAAAAGTATGGAATAGTTGATTTTAGAAAAGATAAAAAAATGTCTTTTTATCACATAAAAGATGAATATATAAAAGCACTTTTAAAAACTATGTTAAAAAATATAAAGGAGTAA
- the rpsU gene encoding 30S ribosomal protein S21 — MPGIKVKENESFDEAYRRFKKQCDRNLIVTETRARRFFEPMTEIRKKQKINARKKMLKRLYMLRRYESRL, encoded by the coding sequence GTGCCAGGCATTAAAGTTAAAGAGAATGAATCTTTTGACGAAGCATATAGAAGGTTTAAGAAACAATGTGATAGAAATCTAATTGTTACTGAAACTAGAGCTAGAAGATTTTTTGAACCAATGACAGAGATCAGAAAAAAACAAAAAATTAACGCTAGAAAGAAAATGCTTAAAAGATTATACATGCTTAGAAGATACGAAAGTAGACTGTAA
- the moaC gene encoding cyclic pyranopterin monophosphate synthase MoaC: MNLTHLDDKNRPKMVDVSAKDDTSRVAVASGEISMSQEAFDAIISNNTKKGPVLQTAVIAAIQGVKKTSDLIPMCHPLLLSGINCDIEELPQLPGFKLFVTAKLKGQTGVEMEALTGVSVGLLTIYDMVKAIDKSMIISEVQLEHKSGGKTGTFDRKDI, from the coding sequence TTGAATTTAACTCATTTAGATGATAAAAATAGACCTAAAATGGTAGATGTTTCAGCAAAAGATGATACTTCAAGAGTTGCCGTTGCTTCTGGTGAAATCTCAATGTCACAAGAGGCATTTGATGCAATTATCTCAAATAATACAAAAAAAGGGCCAGTTTTACAAACAGCAGTTATTGCAGCTATTCAAGGTGTAAAAAAGACTTCTGATTTAATTCCTATGTGTCATCCTTTGTTATTAAGTGGTATTAATTGTGATATAGAAGAGTTACCTCAATTACCAGGATTTAAACTATTTGTTACTGCAAAATTAAAAGGCCAAACTGGTGTTGAGATGGAAGCTTTAACAGGTGTTAGTGTAGGGTTATTGACTATTTATGATATGGTTAAAGCAATTGATAAATCAATGATTATCTCTGAGGTTCAATTAGAGCATAAATCTGGTGGAAAAACAGGTACATTTGATAGAAAAGATATATAA
- the surE gene encoding 5'/3'-nucleotidase SurE — protein sequence MKQILITNDDGFDAIGIKALIKALSPIAKLTVVAPARNKSACGHSLTLDKPLRMENVKDDFYKIDDGSPTDCMFISIHNLFKDGYKPDLVVSGINIGANMGEDVTYSGTAAAAMEAVLHGVPAIAISQVCKDRCHDIKNGWDFELAKDVIAKVAKKILKDEFPIGKRKFLNINIPPVKKDECKGIKITKAGYREYGNDTSRHLNPRGEEYYWIGLHPLIWKESENKDCDFEAIKANYVSISPIKLDMTSYEDINRLNEWIKS from the coding sequence ATGAAACAAATATTAATTACAAATGATGATGGTTTTGATGCAATAGGAATAAAAGCATTAATTAAAGCACTCTCTCCTATTGCTAAACTTACAGTTGTTGCACCTGCTAGAAATAAATCTGCATGTGGTCACTCACTTACATTAGATAAACCACTAAGAATGGAAAATGTAAAAGATGATTTTTATAAAATAGATGATGGAAGTCCAACTGATTGTATGTTTATATCTATTCATAATCTATTTAAAGATGGTTATAAACCTGATTTAGTTGTAAGTGGCATTAATATTGGTGCAAATATGGGTGAAGATGTGACTTATAGTGGAACTGCAGCAGCAGCCATGGAAGCTGTTTTACATGGAGTTCCAGCAATTGCAATTTCACAAGTTTGCAAAGACCGTTGTCATGATATTAAAAATGGATGGGATTTTGAACTTGCAAAAGATGTTATTGCTAAAGTTGCAAAAAAAATATTAAAAGATGAATTTCCAATAGGAAAAAGAAAATTTTTAAATATAAATATTCCTCCTGTAAAAAAGGATGAATGTAAAGGCATAAAAATTACAAAAGCTGGATATAGAGAGTATGGAAATGATACTTCAAGACATCTAAATCCAAGAGGTGAAGAGTATTATTGGATTGGACTTCATCCTCTAATTTGGAAAGAGAGTGAAAATAAAGATTGTGATTTTGAAGCAATCAAAGCGAACTATGTATCTATTTCACCTATTAAACTTGATATGACATCATATGAAGATATAAATAGATTAAATGAATGGATAAAGAGTTAA
- a CDS encoding heavy metal translocating P-type ATPase: MSKEKINLNISGMTCVNCSNGIENFLKRKEGVLDTKVSFASNEGEFTIDTDLFSKDNLIANIEKLGYKVEEDFSKLEEEQIKSFEKLKKLFFTSLIFTLGIFALVFLQLFDDKTTKTVIFVFASIVQFYSGARFYNLAYKSLSNRNYDMNVLVALGTSAAYFYSTFVLFLPSLFPEHLRFVYFDGAAVIITFVLLGRYLEARSKQKASDFLKKLMNLAPQEANLVLENSEVKTVLANSLEIGNVILIKSGEKIPADGKIIEGKADIDTSMITGESMPVFKQVDDEVLSGTLNTNGVIKVEVLKLSNDTTLSKIITLLKSAQSKQIPISRFADKIANIFVPTVIIISILTFIVWALLGELQNAILTSISVLIISCPCALGLATPIAIVSSVSRGAKEGLLIKNPEILEIIKDIKYAVFDKTGTLTKGEISVENTDINSKYFATILSIESLSEHPISKAIVNYIKEKKDFENISVDSVDIIAGKGIKAKIKDDIFLLGNEKLLLENDVNILAKHKQFFEEQLEKSNGAILVSINSETIGSFSLVDKLKDDAISMINDIKKEGIKPILLTGDNSITAKKIAQQLNIEKVYSEVIPTQKYEVISQLQKEGKVMFVGDGINDAPSIKKADIGITLNSGSDITKDAGDIILVNNELSSISKSIHLSKESIKIIKQNLFWAFAYNAVGIPLAAGVFYSLLGHMLTPMYAGIAMSFSSVTVVLNSLRLKIKKI, from the coding sequence ATGTCAAAAGAGAAAATAAATTTAAATATCTCGGGAATGACTTGTGTAAATTGCTCTAATGGTATAGAAAACTTTTTGAAAAGAAAAGAGGGTGTATTAGATACAAAAGTTAGTTTTGCTTCAAATGAAGGAGAATTTACTATTGATACAGACCTTTTTTCAAAAGATAACTTGATTGCAAATATTGAAAAATTAGGTTACAAAGTAGAAGAAGATTTTTCAAAACTTGAAGAAGAACAGATAAAAAGTTTTGAGAAATTAAAAAAACTATTTTTTACTTCACTTATTTTTACTCTAGGAATTTTTGCTCTAGTTTTTCTACAATTATTTGATGATAAAACAACAAAAACAGTTATATTTGTATTTGCCTCAATTGTTCAGTTTTATAGTGGTGCAAGATTTTATAATCTTGCTTATAAATCATTAAGCAATAGAAACTATGATATGAATGTATTAGTAGCTCTTGGAACTAGTGCTGCTTATTTTTATTCTACATTTGTACTGTTTCTTCCTAGTTTATTTCCTGAGCATTTAAGATTTGTCTATTTTGATGGTGCAGCAGTAATTATAACTTTTGTTTTACTTGGTAGATATTTAGAAGCACGTTCTAAACAAAAAGCAAGTGATTTTTTAAAAAAATTAATGAATTTAGCCCCACAAGAAGCAAATCTAGTTTTAGAAAATAGTGAAGTAAAAACTGTTTTAGCAAATAGCTTAGAAATTGGAAATGTAATATTAATTAAATCAGGTGAAAAAATACCAGCAGATGGAAAAATCATAGAGGGTAAGGCAGATATAGATACTTCAATGATTACAGGAGAATCAATGCCTGTATTTAAACAAGTAGATGATGAAGTTTTATCGGGAACTTTAAATACAAATGGAGTAATTAAAGTGGAAGTTTTAAAACTTTCAAATGATACAACTTTATCAAAAATAATTACGCTTTTAAAATCTGCACAAAGTAAGCAAATTCCAATTAGTAGATTTGCAGATAAAATTGCAAATATATTTGTTCCTACGGTTATTATTATCTCTATTCTTACATTTATAGTTTGGGCATTGCTTGGAGAGTTACAAAATGCAATATTAACTTCAATTAGTGTATTAATTATATCTTGTCCTTGTGCTTTGGGACTTGCAACTCCAATTGCAATTGTAAGTTCAGTTAGTAGAGGTGCGAAAGAGGGACTTCTAATCAAAAATCCAGAAATATTAGAGATAATAAAAGATATAAAATATGCAGTTTTTGATAAAACTGGAACACTAACTAAGGGTGAAATCAGTGTAGAAAATACTGATATTAACTCTAAATATTTTGCTACTATTTTATCAATTGAGAGTCTTAGCGAACATCCTATTTCAAAAGCAATAGTAAATTATATAAAAGAGAAAAAAGATTTTGAAAATATCAGTGTGGATAGTGTTGATATAATTGCTGGAAAAGGTATCAAAGCAAAAATAAAAGATGATATTTTCTTATTAGGAAATGAAAAACTTCTACTTGAAAATGATGTAAATATATTAGCTAAACATAAACAATTTTTTGAAGAGCAATTAGAAAAATCAAATGGTGCAATACTAGTATCAATAAACAGTGAAACAATAGGTTCTTTCTCTTTAGTTGATAAACTAAAAGATGATGCAATAAGTATGATAAATGATATAAAAAAAGAAGGAATTAAACCTATACTATTAACTGGAGATAATAGTATAACTGCTAAAAAAATTGCACAACAGTTAAATATAGAAAAAGTATATAGTGAAGTGATTCCTACTCAAAAATATGAAGTAATATCACAACTTCAAAAAGAAGGGAAAGTGATGTTTGTAGGAGATGGAATAAATGATGCTCCTTCTATTAAAAAAGCTGATATTGGAATTACATTAAATTCTGGTTCTGATATAACTAAAGATGCCGGAGATATAATTTTAGTAAATAATGAATTGTCTTCAATTTCAAAAAGTATTCATTTGTCAAAAGAGAGTATTAAGATTATAAAACAAAATCTATTTTGGGCTTTTGCATATAATGCAGTTGGAATTCCTTTGGCTGCTGGAGTTTTTTATTCTTTATTAGGTCATATGTTAACACCGATGTATGCAGGAATAGCTATGAGTTTTAGTTCTGTAACGGTAGTATTAAACTCATTAAGATTAAAAATCAAAAAAATATAA
- a CDS encoding D-alanyl-D-alanine carboxypeptidase family protein, giving the protein MNRRDFFDKIKVATVLGITYPTISSAHTKIADSIITASDEQTHKKDLFVEDIEIKDFESVRRKLRQVQRYVGYGNFNIISFDDMLRTAKYSNKIEAFSKAELEFLEKTFYINPSQYGFYGKKISPKITEAINKKDVVKIPRTGHYLFRGKPEHTYYEMKKDIGDTMVLTSGVRSVVKQMKLYLDKVYRTEGNITKASKSLAPPAYTYHSVGDFDVGKKGFGYNNFTARFALTKEFSEMKKLKYIEMRYTINNKDGVRYEPWHIKVI; this is encoded by the coding sequence ATGAATAGAAGAGACTTTTTCGATAAAATAAAAGTTGCAACTGTATTAGGAATAACATATCCTACAATTTCAAGTGCACATACCAAAATAGCTGATTCAATAATCACAGCAAGTGATGAACAAACTCATAAAAAAGATCTTTTTGTAGAAGATATTGAGATAAAAGATTTTGAGAGTGTAAGAAGAAAGTTAAGACAAGTTCAAAGATATGTGGGATATGGAAATTTTAATATCATTAGCTTTGATGATATGTTAAGAACTGCAAAATATTCAAATAAAATTGAGGCTTTTTCAAAAGCTGAATTAGAATTTTTAGAAAAAACATTTTATATTAATCCTTCTCAATATGGATTTTATGGTAAAAAAATATCTCCAAAAATAACAGAAGCTATAAATAAAAAAGATGTTGTGAAAATACCAAGAACGGGGCATTATTTATTTAGAGGAAAACCAGAACATACATATTATGAGATGAAAAAAGATATTGGTGATACAATGGTTTTAACTTCTGGTGTTAGAAGTGTTGTAAAGCAAATGAAACTCTATTTAGATAAAGTGTATAGAACAGAAGGTAATATAACAAAAGCATCAAAATCTTTAGCTCCTCCTGCATATACATATCACTCTGTTGGTGATTTTGATGTGGGTAAAAAAGGTTTTGGTTACAATAACTTTACTGCAAGGTTTGCATTGACAAAAGAGTTCTCTGAAATGAAAAAATTAAAATATATAGAGATGAGATATACAATCAATAATAAGGACGGTGTAAGATATGAACCTTGGCATATTAAGGTTATTTAG
- a CDS encoding M99 family carboxypeptidase catalytic domain-containing protein → MNLGILRLFSFLFICLFVTNLNAAIKDLDFDLIKRGDNSLDNTMLIVGGIQGDEPGGFMAASLITTHYTIEKGSVWVIPNLNFYSIIKRNRGPFGDMNRKFAKISKNDPDYTKIERIKDYILKDNVKLVLNLHDGSGFFRKKTVNGIYAPYRWGQSSIIDQTKIDVKKYGNLEEISTLVCKHVNDNLIRQRDRYHVKNTHTRMGDKEMEKSLTYFAINHGKPAFGNEASKNLPLHERAYYHLLAIEKYMDIMGIKFHRNFDLNPKSLKNVIDNDIYISFYNDKIRLPLGEIRNKIGYFPVKKDGKIDFKPSNPLMVIIKNDESYSIHYGNRRLARLFPDYFDIVNELDKVKVNIDGVEKEVEIGSIVNVEDNFLVKKSKDIRVNVIGYVNNTFENESGLKISKSDIIKRFSIDKKGKLYRVEFYKDNNFVGMIIVNFDNKSPISNKDLSVLKNNKLSSTSL, encoded by the coding sequence ATGAACCTTGGCATATTAAGGTTATTTAGTTTTTTATTTATTTGTTTATTTGTAACAAATTTAAATGCAGCAATTAAAGATTTGGATTTTGATTTAATAAAAAGAGGAGATAACTCTTTAGATAATACTATGCTTATTGTTGGTGGAATTCAAGGTGATGAGCCTGGTGGATTTATGGCAGCTTCTTTAATAACAACACATTATACAATTGAAAAAGGTTCTGTTTGGGTTATTCCAAATTTAAACTTCTATTCGATTATTAAAAGAAATAGAGGTCCTTTTGGAGATATGAATAGAAAGTTTGCAAAAATTTCTAAAAATGACCCAGATTATACAAAAATTGAAAGAATAAAAGATTATATATTAAAAGATAATGTAAAACTTGTATTAAATTTACATGATGGAAGTGGATTTTTTAGAAAGAAGACTGTAAATGGAATTTATGCTCCTTATAGATGGGGACAAAGTTCAATTATAGACCAAACAAAAATTGATGTAAAAAAATATGGAAATTTAGAAGAGATTTCTACTTTAGTATGTAAACATGTAAATGATAATCTAATTAGACAAAGAGATAGATATCATGTAAAAAACACTCACACAAGAATGGGTGATAAAGAGATGGAAAAAAGTCTTACATATTTTGCAATAAATCATGGAAAACCAGCTTTTGGAAATGAAGCTAGTAAGAATTTACCTTTACATGAAAGAGCATATTATCATCTTTTAGCAATTGAAAAATATATGGATATTATGGGTATAAAATTTCATAGAAATTTTGATTTAAATCCAAAATCATTAAAAAATGTAATAGATAATGATATTTATATCTCTTTTTATAATGATAAAATAAGACTTCCTTTAGGTGAAATAAGAAATAAAATAGGATATTTTCCTGTAAAAAAAGATGGAAAAATTGATTTTAAACCAAGTAACCCTTTAATGGTAATTATTAAAAATGATGAATCATATAGTATTCATTATGGAAATAGAAGATTAGCAAGACTTTTCCCTGATTATTTTGATATTGTAAATGAACTTGATAAAGTAAAAGTGAATATCGATGGTGTTGAAAAAGAAGTTGAAATTGGCTCTATTGTAAATGTTGAAGATAATTTTTTAGTAAAAAAGAGTAAAGATATTAGAGTTAATGTGATTGGTTATGTAAATAATACTTTTGAAAATGAGTCAGGATTAAAAATATCAAAAAGTGATATTATAAAAAGATTTTCAATTGATAAAAAAGGTAAACTTTACAGAGTTGAATTTTATAAAGACAATAATTTTGTAGGAATGATTATAGTAAACTTTGATAATAAAAGTCCTATAAGCAATAAAGACTTATCAGTATTAAAAAACAATAAACTAAGCTCAACTAGTCTTTAG